One genomic region from Pararge aegeria chromosome 24, ilParAegt1.1, whole genome shotgun sequence encodes:
- the LOC120634476 gene encoding uncharacterized protein LOC120634476 isoform X1: MDPVIPVWTFVFHQQNCTERYGCPQDWRTNRFTTHARCMRRCKPLVDLYLEILSREPRNLSAYIRSQSWDKSARRDSGDDADGTDIEEDEYDPPRIEHNLNGPAPTLDVKTADHNDWAVTVDIDDVR, encoded by the exons ATGGATCCAGTTATCCCGGTATGGACCTTCGTCTTCCACCAGCAGAACTGCAC TGAACGTTACGGGTGTCCCCAGGACTGGCGCACGAATCGCTTCACCACACACGCTAGATGCATGCGTCGATGCAAACCGCTGGTCGACTTGTACTTAGAGATACTGTCTAGGGAGCCACGTAACCTATCTGCCTATATACGCTCTCAATCTTGGG ataagtCAGCCAGAAGAGATTCAGGCGACGATGCAGACGGTACCGACATTGAAGAAGATGAGTACGATCCTCCAAGAATAGAGCATAATCTAAATGGCCCAGCACCAACGTTGGACGTTAAAACCGCTGATCACAACGACTGGGCGGTGACAGTCGATATCGATGACGTCAGATGA
- the LOC120634476 gene encoding uncharacterized protein LOC120634476 isoform X2, producing the protein MDLRLPPAELHDWRTNRFTTHARCMRRCKPLVDLYLEILSREPRNLSAYIRSQSWDKSARRDSGDDADGTDIEEDEYDPPRIEHNLNGPAPTLDVKTADHNDWAVTVDIDDVR; encoded by the exons ATGGACCTTCGTCTTCCACCAGCAGAACTGCAC GACTGGCGCACGAATCGCTTCACCACACACGCTAGATGCATGCGTCGATGCAAACCGCTGGTCGACTTGTACTTAGAGATACTGTCTAGGGAGCCACGTAACCTATCTGCCTATATACGCTCTCAATCTTGGG ataagtCAGCCAGAAGAGATTCAGGCGACGATGCAGACGGTACCGACATTGAAGAAGATGAGTACGATCCTCCAAGAATAGAGCATAATCTAAATGGCCCAGCACCAACGTTGGACGTTAAAACCGCTGATCACAACGACTGGGCGGTGACAGTCGATATCGATGACGTCAGATGA